A genomic region of Zalophus californianus isolate mZalCal1 chromosome 11, mZalCal1.pri.v2, whole genome shotgun sequence contains the following coding sequences:
- the LOC113914998 gene encoding bone marrow proteoglycan-like produces the protein MKVPLLLALLFGAVSTLHLGTVTSNSESFLGDEPVPQDGEISENEAKEAAPGELTLLEEEEEGYSGRENAPEEEGAVESASALDEEDKDFQCPKEEDTVKLENSPGCKNCPRFLLVRSPRRFSQAQCICQRCYRGNLVSIHSLHFNQQIQYAVGGLNQGQVWIGGRVVGWGPWKCFQWVDGSRWNFGYWAPGQPQARGGRCVAQCTQGGRWRVTCCHRRLPFICSY, from the exons ATGAAAGTCCCCCTACTTCTGGCTCTTTTATTTGGGGCAGTTTCAACTCTCCATCTGG GGACTGTAACGTCCAACTCTGAGAGCTTCTTAGGAGATGAGCCTGTGCCTCAGGATGGGGAGATTTCAGAAAATGAGGCAAAGGAGGCCGCTCCGGGGGAGCTGACGctgctggaggaagaggaggaggggtaCTCGGGAAGGGAAAATGCCCCTGAGGAGGAGGGGGCTGTAGAGTCTGCCTCAGCCCTGGATGAGGAGGACAAGGACTTTCAGTGCCCCAAAGAAGAGGACACAGTGAAACTGGAGAACAGCCCTGGGTGCAAGAACTGTCCCCGCTTTCTCCTAGTGAGGAGCCCCAGGAGATTTTCTCAAGCTCAG TGTATTTGCCAGAGGTGCTACCGGGGCAACCTCGTCTCCATCCACAGCCTCCACTTCAATCAACAGATCCAGTACGCAGTCGGAGGGCTCAACCAGGGCCAAGTCTGGATTGGAGGCAGGGTCGTAGGCTGG GGACCCTGGAAATGCTTTCAGTGGGTTGATGGCAGTCGCTGGAACTTTGGATACTGGGCTCCTGgccagccccaggccaggggTGGCAGATGTGTGGCCCAGTGTACCCAAG GAGGTCGTTGGCGTGTAACTTGCTGCCACAGGCGCCTCCCCTTCATCTGTTCCTACTGA